CCCAGGTTGATGCCGGTCGCCTCTTCCTGGACCTTCTCGATGAGGCGGGTCGTAAGTTGCGAGGCTTCCAAAGCGACATCGACCCGGATTTCCTCGCCGGTCCGGCCCTCCTCCTGCGTGGCCGGCTCTAGTGTCCGGAGCTTGGCCGTTGCCACGACCGAGTTCACGCGAGGCCGCACAACCGCCATCGCCTTCCCCCCGTAGGTTTGACGCGTAAACTGCAGCCGGCCGGATGCCTGGTCCAGGTCGAAATCGATGAACTCCGCAACAAAGGTGGCCTGGAGCCGATAAGCCAGGCGCGGGCCCAGCTCGCGCCCCATCACATCGCCAGGCAGCAACACCACGGTCGGCTGTGCGCGCTCGCAGATCTGATGCAGGGCGAGTGTATACGCATCACCTTGGTACCCTTCGAGTAAGGGGTGCTCGGCGCGATAGACCTGATCAGCGCCATGCGCGAACAGCAGTGGGACGTATGCACCGACCTCTGTTCCCAGGATGGCTGCAGCCACCGGCTCGGCCAG
The window above is part of the Candidatus Methylomirabilis limnetica genome. Proteins encoded here:
- a CDS encoding electron transfer flavoprotein subunit alpha/FixB family protein, with translation MPGTLVLATTKNGRLTRNTLELLAGARRLKEKLAEPVAAAILGTEVGAYVPLLFAHGADQVYRAEHPLLEGYQGDAYTLALHQICERAQPTVVLLPGDVMGRELGPRLAYRLQATFVAEFIDFDLDQASGRLQFTRQTYGGKAMAVVRPRVNSVVATAKLRTLEPATQEEGRTGEEIRVDVALEASQLTTRLIEKVQEEATGINLGDAKIVVSGGRGVHGPEGFRVLEELAQVLRGAIGASRAATDAGWVPPSWQIGQTGRNVSPELYLAFGISGATQHVAGISGSKHIVAVNTDPEAPIFKVAQFGIVGDWKAVATTLIERCRELTKS